Proteins co-encoded in one Actinobacillus succinogenes 130Z genomic window:
- the ligA gene encoding NAD-dependent DNA ligase LigA, producing the protein MTDIQNQINQLRNTLRHHEYQYHVLDNPEIPDSEYDRLFHRLKALEQQHPELISADSPTQRVGAKPLAGFAQITHELPMLSLDNVFSDEEFYAFVKRIQERLITLPDNLEFCCEPKLDGLAVSILYENGRLVQAATRGDGTTGEDITLNIRTIRNIPLQLLTDNPPVRLEVRGEVFMPQEGFDRLNEAALARGEKTFANPRNAAAGSLRQLDPKITSQRPLVWNAYSIGIAEGADLPPTHYERLQWLKSIGIPVNGEIRLCRGAENVLKFYRTIQEKRPELGYDIDGTVLKVNEIALQERLGFISKAPRWAIAYKFPAQEEMTVLNDVEFQVGRTGAITPVAKLQPVFVAGVTVSNATLHNGDEIARLDIAIGDTVIVRRAGDVIPQIIGVVHDRRPPNAEPIIFPTLCPVCHSAIVRIEGEAVARCTGGLFCDAQRKESLKHFVSRRAMDIDGVGAKLIEQLVDRELIRTPADLFKLDLITLMRLERMGEKSAQKALDSLEKAKKTTLARFIFALGIREVGEATALNLANFFKNLTALQTADLEQLQAVSDVGEVVANRIYVFWREQHNIDVVNDLIAQGVHWDDVEEKQVNENPFKEKTVVLTGTLSQMGRNEAKALLQQMGAKVAGSVSAKTHIVIAGDSAGSKLSKAQDLGVAVMSEAEFLEIVNSFS; encoded by the coding sequence ATGACCGATATTCAAAACCAAATTAATCAGTTGCGTAACACCTTACGTCATCATGAATACCAATATCACGTGTTGGATAATCCTGAAATTCCGGACAGCGAATATGATCGTCTGTTCCACCGGTTGAAAGCCTTAGAGCAGCAACACCCCGAATTGATTAGCGCCGATTCGCCGACTCAACGGGTCGGGGCGAAGCCGTTGGCGGGATTTGCTCAAATTACCCATGAATTGCCGATGTTATCGCTGGATAACGTTTTTTCCGACGAAGAGTTTTACGCTTTTGTGAAACGGATTCAGGAACGTCTGATAACTTTGCCCGATAATCTGGAATTTTGTTGCGAACCGAAACTGGACGGTTTAGCGGTGAGTATTTTGTACGAAAACGGCAGATTGGTTCAGGCGGCGACCCGCGGTGACGGTACCACGGGCGAAGACATTACCTTGAACATCCGCACTATACGCAATATTCCGCTGCAGTTGCTGACGGATAATCCTCCGGTTCGGCTTGAGGTGCGGGGTGAGGTGTTTATGCCGCAGGAGGGATTCGACAGGCTGAATGAAGCCGCATTGGCCAGAGGCGAAAAAACCTTTGCCAATCCGCGCAATGCAGCGGCGGGTTCGTTGCGTCAGCTCGACCCGAAAATTACCAGTCAGCGTCCGTTGGTGTGGAATGCGTACAGTATCGGCATTGCGGAAGGGGCGGATTTACCGCCGACCCATTATGAACGGTTGCAATGGTTGAAATCTATCGGTATTCCGGTGAACGGGGAAATTCGCTTGTGTCGCGGTGCCGAAAACGTGCTGAAATTTTACCGCACTATTCAGGAAAAGCGCCCGGAGCTGGGATATGATATTGACGGCACCGTGTTAAAAGTGAACGAGATAGCGTTACAGGAACGCCTCGGTTTTATTTCCAAAGCACCGCGTTGGGCGATAGCCTATAAATTCCCGGCACAGGAAGAAATGACGGTACTGAACGATGTGGAATTTCAAGTGGGACGCACGGGCGCTATTACGCCGGTGGCGAAACTGCAACCGGTTTTTGTCGCGGGGGTGACGGTCAGCAACGCTACGCTGCATAACGGCGATGAGATCGCTCGATTGGATATCGCCATTGGCGATACGGTCATCGTTCGTCGCGCCGGCGATGTGATTCCGCAAATTATCGGCGTGGTGCATGATCGCCGTCCGCCCAATGCCGAACCGATTATTTTCCCGACCCTTTGTCCGGTGTGCCATTCCGCCATTGTCCGTATTGAAGGTGAGGCTGTGGCGCGTTGTACCGGCGGTTTGTTCTGCGACGCACAACGGAAAGAATCTTTAAAACACTTTGTTTCCCGTCGGGCGATGGATATTGACGGCGTAGGGGCGAAACTTATAGAGCAGCTGGTCGACCGGGAATTGATTCGCACCCCGGCGGATCTGTTCAAATTGGATTTAATCACATTGATGCGACTTGAACGCATGGGTGAAAAATCCGCACAAAAAGCGTTGGACAGTCTGGAAAAAGCCAAAAAAACCACACTTGCCCGTTTTATTTTTGCTCTTGGTATTCGCGAAGTCGGCGAAGCGACAGCGTTAAATCTGGCAAATTTCTTTAAAAATCTGACCGCACTTCAAACCGCGGATTTAGAACAGTTGCAGGCGGTGTCCGACGTGGGCGAAGTGGTGGCGAACCGCATTTACGTCTTCTGGCGTGAACAGCATAATATCGATGTGGTGAATGATCTGATTGCGCAAGGCGTACATTGGGACGACGTAGAAGAAAAACAGGTAAATGAAAATCCGTTTAAAGAAAAAACCGTCGTACTTACCGGCACGCTGAGCCAAATGGGGCGTAATGAAGCCAAAGCTTTGTTGCAGCAAATGGGGGCTAAAGTGGCCGGCAGCGTATCAGCCAAAACCCATATTGTGATCGCGGGAGATTCCGCCGGTTCTAAATTAAGCAAAGCGCAGGACTTAGGCGTTGCAGTGATGAGCGAGGCGGAATTTCTCGAAATTGTAAATAGTTTTTCCTAA
- the zipA gene encoding cell division protein ZipA encodes MDLNTILIILGILALIGLVAHGIWSNRREKSQYFDNENAFHRNPQSTGRPSAQASQPMTPNFAQPAKETEQIRQTYQEPQVRQMSSSPEQQTRPTAQAMPENRAEFNPNTVQPEQQPLDFNAAENIKITLPNTETRAGGAEPIRYEYHAEEERSAPLEQTFNQPVYTEDRAVPDMQVSLRQPAPESPISQPTLQQPVNDAPAYQHSQPAPAEPTDFIMLYVVAPENRQFHGPSLAQALDNLGFIFGQGNIYHRHLDLTVASPAIFSVANINQPGTFNPHGMQDFSTVGVALFMQLPVAGNPRANLKMMIQAAKNLASQLGGFVLTEQQEEFDVMAEAAYLARV; translated from the coding sequence ATGGATTTAAATACCATCTTAATCATTTTAGGTATCCTCGCCCTGATAGGCTTAGTCGCTCACGGTATTTGGTCGAACCGTCGCGAAAAATCGCAATATTTCGATAACGAGAATGCCTTTCATCGCAATCCTCAATCTACCGGCCGGCCGAGCGCACAAGCCTCGCAGCCTATGACGCCGAATTTCGCCCAACCGGCAAAAGAAACGGAACAAATCCGTCAAACTTATCAGGAACCGCAAGTTCGGCAAATGTCCTCTTCGCCGGAGCAGCAAACGCGGCCGACAGCGCAGGCGATGCCGGAAAATCGTGCGGAATTCAATCCTAATACGGTTCAACCGGAGCAACAACCCCTTGATTTCAACGCAGCGGAAAATATTAAAATAACTTTGCCTAATACGGAAACCCGAGCGGGTGGCGCTGAGCCGATACGTTATGAATATCATGCGGAAGAGGAACGTTCCGCACCGCTCGAACAAACCTTTAACCAACCGGTTTATACGGAAGATCGCGCGGTGCCGGATATGCAGGTTTCATTACGGCAACCGGCGCCCGAGAGCCCGATTTCGCAGCCGACGTTGCAACAACCGGTCAACGATGCGCCGGCTTACCAGCATTCGCAACCCGCACCTGCCGAGCCGACGGATTTCATTATGCTTTACGTCGTGGCGCCGGAAAACCGCCAGTTCCACGGTCCATCGCTGGCGCAGGCATTGGATAATTTAGGTTTTATTTTCGGGCAGGGAAATATTTACCACCGCCATCTGGATTTAACCGTCGCCAGTCCGGCGATTTTCAGTGTGGCGAACATTAACCAGCCGGGTACTTTTAACCCGCACGGAATGCAGGATTTTAGCACCGTCGGCGTGGCATTATTTATGCAGTTGCCTGTTGCCGGTAATCCGCGTGCTAATCTGAAAATGATGATCCAGGCGGCGAAAAATTTGGCTTCGCAATTGGGCGGATTTGTGTTAACCGAACAACAGGAAGAATTTGACGTAATGGCGGAGGCCGCATATTTAGCCCGCGTATAG
- the cysZ gene encoding sulfate transporter CysZ, giving the protein MIEENEVKSGFHYFVTGWHLITQPGLRRFVIMPVLLNILLMMGLLWVFVTQINSMIDWIMGFLPDWLDWLSSVMFVTALAMILILFYFSFAMLSGFIAAPFNGLLAEKVEKMLTGEVLLDTNMADFIKDIPRMLAREWQKLVYSVPIYIVLFLLGFMPILGQTAVPIAAFLFGAWMMAIQYCDYPFDNHKISFRTMRVKLKENRTQSLIFGTLVTLCTFTPVINLVVIPVAVCGATAMWVDTYRRELYDRKQYKTTQNSTALSPEQRRSPGTKIKPGSGNDVVSK; this is encoded by the coding sequence ATGATTGAAGAAAATGAAGTGAAGTCCGGCTTTCACTATTTTGTTACGGGTTGGCATTTAATTACCCAGCCCGGATTACGCCGTTTTGTAATTATGCCCGTGTTGTTGAATATTCTGTTAATGATGGGGCTATTATGGGTTTTCGTCACTCAAATCAACAGCATGATCGATTGGATTATGGGTTTTCTGCCCGACTGGCTGGATTGGCTGAGTTCCGTCATGTTTGTCACCGCTCTTGCCATGATTTTAATTTTATTCTATTTTTCTTTCGCCATGTTATCGGGCTTTATCGCCGCACCGTTTAACGGTTTACTGGCGGAAAAAGTGGAAAAAATGCTGACGGGCGAAGTTTTGCTGGACACAAATATGGCGGATTTTATAAAAGATATTCCGCGTATGCTGGCACGAGAATGGCAAAAACTGGTGTACAGCGTACCTATATATATCGTTTTGTTTTTATTAGGTTTTATGCCTATTTTAGGACAAACGGCAGTGCCGATTGCGGCATTCCTGTTCGGCGCGTGGATGATGGCGATTCAATACTGCGACTATCCTTTCGATAACCATAAAATTTCTTTTCGAACCATGCGCGTGAAGCTGAAAGAAAACCGCACGCAGAGTCTGATTTTCGGCACGCTGGTCACGCTTTGCACCTTCACTCCGGTGATAAATCTGGTGGTGATTCCGGTAGCGGTATGCGGTGCAACGGCAATGTGGGTGGATACTTATCGGCGCGAACTGTATGACCGGAAACAATATAAAACGACGCAAAATTCCACCGCACTTTCCCCCGAACAGCGTCGTTCGCCGGGAACAAAGATCAAACCGGGATCCGGTAACGATGTGGTTTCCAAATAA
- the lpxH gene encoding UDP-2,3-diacylglucosamine diphosphatase, with translation MHKTYFIADLHLSETRPNLTALFVDFMQHLAPDADAVYILGDLFDFWIGDDERSPLIDTVKNQIRTLVQQGVPCYFIHGNRDFLLGKRFAGDCGLRLLPEYQVIDLYGEPTLICHGDTLCTDDLHYQAFRRKVHRPWLQWLFRRLPLKVRLKIAQNIRTKSSRDKQNKSQAIMDVNPEFTRRIFERFQVKRLIHGHTHRQNIHQIPPHFERIVLGDWGETASILEVTPQDIRFRQ, from the coding sequence ATGCATAAAACATATTTTATTGCGGATTTACATCTTTCCGAAACTCGTCCGAATTTGACCGCACTTTTCGTAGATTTTATGCAACACCTCGCACCTGATGCGGACGCCGTGTATATTTTAGGCGATTTATTCGATTTCTGGATTGGTGACGATGAACGTTCGCCGTTGATTGATACGGTGAAAAATCAAATTCGTACGCTTGTGCAACAGGGCGTGCCTTGCTATTTCATTCATGGTAATCGGGATTTTTTATTAGGGAAACGATTTGCCGGGGATTGCGGTTTACGACTGCTGCCGGAGTATCAGGTGATTGATTTATACGGCGAACCGACCTTGATTTGTCACGGCGATACGCTTTGTACCGATGATCTGCATTATCAGGCGTTTCGTCGCAAAGTGCACCGGCCTTGGCTGCAATGGTTATTTCGTCGCTTGCCGTTAAAAGTGCGGTTGAAAATCGCGCAGAATATTCGGACGAAAAGTAGCCGGGACAAGCAAAACAAAAGTCAGGCGATTATGGACGTAAACCCTGAATTCACCCGACGGATTTTCGAACGGTTTCAGGTTAAACGCTTGATTCACGGGCACACCCATCGCCAAAATATTCATCAAATTCCGCCGCACTTTGAGCGCATTGTGTTAGGCGATTGGGGCGAAACGGCGTCTATTCTGGAAGTCACCCCGCAAGATATAAGGTTTCGTCAATAA
- a CDS encoding 1-acylglycerol-3-phosphate O-acyltransferase translates to MLKICRIILVAICCILICLFGTVYSLIRFKNPNNVGIMARWFGRLAPLFGLKVEHRFPKDADKVGRCIYIGNHQNNYDMVTISYMVMPRTVSVGKKSLIWVPFFGILYWATGNIFIDRENRSKAHGTMTRVARHINEDDLRVFMFPEGTRSRGRGLLPFKTGAFYTALIAGVPVVPVICSTTHNKVDLNRWDNGKVICEIMDPIDSARFSKENVREFAQYCHDVMAKRIAELDAEIAQAKE, encoded by the coding sequence ATGTTGAAAATCTGTCGTATCATTCTCGTCGCTATCTGTTGTATTCTGATTTGTCTGTTCGGTACCGTTTATTCGCTCATTCGCTTTAAAAACCCCAATAATGTCGGCATTATGGCGCGCTGGTTCGGGCGCTTGGCGCCGTTGTTCGGATTAAAAGTGGAACACCGTTTTCCGAAAGATGCGGACAAAGTGGGACGCTGTATTTATATCGGTAATCATCAAAACAATTATGATATGGTGACCATTTCCTATATGGTGATGCCGCGCACAGTTTCGGTGGGCAAAAAAAGTCTGATTTGGGTGCCGTTTTTCGGTATTTTATATTGGGCGACGGGCAATATTTTTATCGATCGCGAAAACCGCAGTAAAGCGCACGGTACCATGACACGCGTCGCCAGACATATCAATGAAGACGATTTGCGTGTTTTTATGTTTCCGGAAGGAACGCGCAGCCGAGGCCGCGGATTGCTGCCGTTTAAAACCGGTGCGTTTTATACCGCATTAATCGCCGGCGTACCGGTTGTGCCGGTTATTTGTTCCACCACGCACAATAAAGTGGATTTAAACCGCTGGGATAACGGTAAAGTAATTTGCGAAATTATGGATCCTATCGATTCCGCCCGTTTCAGCAAAGAAAACGTGCGTGAATTCGCCCAATACTGCCATGACGTGATGGCGAAACGTATTGCCGAATTAGATGCGGAAATCGCACAAGCAAAGGAATAA
- a CDS encoding multicopper oxidase domain-containing protein, producing MMNYSRRSLFKKTLIATALSALPATLLAATKQPLVIPPLIESRRGKPVFLGLESAQVKLIDDKLVEVWGFNGQYLGPTVRVRQGDFVKLNYRNNLPHSVAMNIQGLQTNSNILGGIGHSLKPQQGWSPIVPITQPAATCYYHSCSLASSAYQNYRGLAGMWIIEDDESRQAQLPNKYGVNDIPLILQDLHLNKEGSQLFRQNEPHFYGDRLFVNGQEAPFINVGRGWIRLRILNASVSRSYPLQFDDERAFLLIAKDQGFLPEAKTVKSVLVGMGERVEILVDLNEGGNVSLIVGKKRSFLDKIDLFFNDNGELTDNTVLELRPEGLLSVFNGKPSYRFSAVATLPSQILQERAFHFDAENAMINNKRFDPRRIDVNAKQGSAERWTLSATNAMGFRIQGAKFVVESRDDVATPGNELVWQDTLWFERTAKILVKFEHSASNSQPFTFGSSDLMQADKGALGLIVVQ from the coding sequence ATTATGAATTATTCCCGCCGTTCATTATTCAAAAAAACGCTGATTGCCACCGCACTTTCGGCCCTACCCGCTACGTTGTTAGCGGCGACAAAGCAACCGCTCGTTATTCCGCCGTTGATTGAAAGCCGGCGCGGCAAACCCGTCTTTCTGGGCTTGGAAAGCGCACAGGTGAAACTGATTGACGACAAACTTGTGGAAGTCTGGGGCTTCAACGGACAATATCTCGGTCCTACCGTACGGGTGCGTCAGGGGGATTTTGTCAAATTAAATTATCGCAATAATCTGCCCCATTCCGTTGCCATGAATATTCAAGGACTGCAAACCAACAGCAATATTCTGGGCGGTATCGGACACAGCCTAAAACCGCAACAGGGTTGGTCGCCGATTGTACCGATTACCCAACCCGCCGCCACTTGTTATTATCATTCCTGTTCGCTGGCGAGTTCCGCTTATCAGAACTACCGCGGCTTGGCGGGTATGTGGATTATTGAAGATGACGAAAGCCGTCAAGCACAGTTACCGAATAAATACGGCGTTAACGATATTCCGCTGATTTTACAGGATTTGCACCTGAATAAAGAAGGTAGCCAATTATTCCGTCAAAACGAACCGCACTTTTACGGAGATCGCCTATTTGTTAACGGACAGGAAGCGCCTTTTATAAACGTAGGGCGCGGCTGGATTCGTCTGCGCATACTAAACGCTTCCGTATCCCGCAGTTATCCGCTGCAGTTTGATGACGAACGGGCGTTTTTACTGATAGCCAAAGATCAAGGCTTCCTGCCGGAAGCTAAAACCGTCAAATCCGTATTGGTCGGTATGGGAGAACGGGTTGAAATTCTGGTGGACTTAAACGAAGGCGGCAACGTATCGCTTATCGTCGGCAAAAAGCGCTCTTTCCTCGACAAAATCGACCTATTTTTCAATGATAACGGCGAACTGACGGACAACACCGTATTGGAATTACGTCCGGAAGGATTACTTTCCGTATTCAACGGAAAACCGAGCTATCGATTCAGCGCAGTCGCCACGTTGCCAAGCCAAATTCTCCAAGAACGCGCATTCCATTTTGATGCGGAAAACGCCATGATCAACAATAAACGGTTTGATCCGCGCCGAATTGATGTGAATGCCAAACAAGGTTCGGCGGAACGCTGGACGTTAAGCGCTACTAATGCCATGGGATTCCGCATTCAAGGAGCGAAATTCGTAGTCGAAAGCCGAGATGACGTTGCTACACCAGGCAATGAATTGGTATGGCAGGATACGCTATGGTTTGAAAGAACGGCGAAAATCCTGGTGAAATTCGAGCATTCGGCTTCTAATTCCCAACCCTTTACTTTCGGTTCGTCGGATTTAATGCAAGCGGATAAAGGTGCGCTGGGATTGATTGTCGTGCAATAA
- a CDS encoding carboxymuconolactone decarboxylase family protein — translation MLQNQALQQRGLETLQTIDGEQGEAVMQALADIAPDLGTYIIGFAFGEIYNRPHLDLRQRELVTLAALAAQGGCEKQLRVHIHAALNVGLTREQIVETFIQCVPYLGFPKVLNAVYAAKEVFAEVSV, via the coding sequence ATGTTACAGAACCAAGCATTACAACAACGCGGACTTGAAACCCTGCAGACCATAGACGGAGAGCAAGGCGAGGCGGTGATGCAAGCGTTGGCGGACATCGCTCCCGATTTGGGGACTTATATCATCGGTTTTGCCTTCGGCGAAATCTACAACCGCCCTCACTTGGATTTGCGACAGCGGGAATTGGTGACGCTGGCGGCGTTGGCAGCGCAAGGCGGGTGCGAAAAGCAGTTGCGCGTACATATTCATGCCGCGCTCAACGTCGGTCTGACCCGCGAACAGATTGTGGAAACCTTTATCCAGTGCGTGCCCTATCTGGGCTTCCCTAAAGTGCTGAATGCGGTGTATGCGGCGAAAGAGGTGTTTGCGGAGGTGTCCGTATGA
- a CDS encoding Vgb family protein — MKNLLIPLLSAIAFAACAQETAAPPQVEILYQDFQSPTAIVSNEHAVYVSDWSADHIVRIAADGSRRILPVKIAAPAGLALAKDGTLYAASYSGDYILRIEADGRSERIAEGLATPTGIAFARSGELLIANQAAGEIVALNIETGKRRIAASGLSLPVGVTEAADGSLVASQYGGRVTRITTDGQPHEIGRSFTRPGVGIINDGTQAVLVADNGAGLVRRVSLDGKESRPVTPKLQGSLVALGRGLHGETLAGAWGSGTIYRLRQTESR; from the coding sequence ATGAAAAATTTACTCATACCGCTTTTATCTGCGATCGCATTCGCTGCCTGTGCGCAGGAAACGGCTGCACCGCCACAGGTTGAAATTCTCTATCAAGATTTCCAGTCGCCTACCGCCATCGTCAGTAACGAGCATGCCGTTTATGTTTCCGACTGGTCGGCGGATCATATCGTGCGAATCGCTGCGGACGGCTCGCGCCGCATTCTGCCCGTTAAAATCGCTGCACCCGCCGGCTTGGCACTGGCTAAAGACGGTACGTTATATGCCGCTTCCTACTCGGGTGACTATATTCTCCGCATTGAGGCCGACGGGCGCAGTGAACGGATTGCCGAGGGTTTGGCTACACCTACCGGCATTGCTTTTGCCCGCAGTGGCGAATTGCTGATTGCCAACCAGGCAGCGGGTGAAATCGTGGCGTTGAATATCGAAACCGGCAAACGGCGCATTGCGGCAAGCGGTTTATCACTGCCAGTCGGCGTTACGGAAGCGGCGGACGGCAGCTTGGTGGCTTCCCAATACGGCGGGCGCGTAACCCGTATTACAACCGACGGACAGCCGCACGAAATCGGCCGGTCTTTCACCCGCCCCGGCGTCGGCATTATTAACGACGGCACGCAGGCCGTGCTTGTTGCGGACAACGGTGCGGGACTGGTGCGACGGGTAAGCCTCGACGGGAAAGAAAGCCGCCCGGTCACTCCGAAACTGCAAGGCAGCCTTGTCGCCTTAGGACGGGGATTACACGGAGAGACTTTGGCAGGAGCATGGGGCAGCGGCACTATCTACCGCCTCCGGCAAACGGAAAGCCGGTAA
- a CDS encoding class I SAM-dependent methyltransferase has product MPEKIPVDLNVLSETALITLWAKGVEFGRGDALLKDAQAARLLNLIDYDFAKFEQAVMSQVGCCARAALIDNHTRRFLAEHPDGVVIQLGCGLDARYERLGSPPLTAWYDLDLPDMMRVRSELLPPNGNRYLCGSLFDTDWMQTVKSHGKPVLVLLEGVLMYFEEKQIRRLFADIARELTQAEAVFDSIPPILLRMQKKHDALRTMDNAPAFLWAPKRFDMFQSWNDRWRVAEVTGISSICAHRYPWFARLFYKLNWVRQNGDQRIVRLVLSET; this is encoded by the coding sequence ATGCCTGAAAAAATCCCTGTCGATTTGAACGTACTGTCCGAAACCGCCCTGATCACCTTATGGGCAAAGGGTGTGGAATTCGGACGCGGCGATGCTTTATTGAAAGACGCACAGGCGGCACGCCTGTTGAACCTGATTGACTACGATTTTGCCAAATTCGAACAGGCGGTGATGTCGCAGGTCGGCTGCTGCGCCCGTGCCGCCTTGATTGACAACCATACGCGCCGTTTTCTGGCGGAACATCCCGACGGCGTGGTTATCCAGCTCGGCTGCGGATTGGACGCGCGTTACGAACGCCTGGGCAGCCCGCCGTTGACGGCTTGGTATGATTTGGATTTGCCCGATATGATGCGGGTACGTTCCGAACTGCTGCCCCCCAACGGCAACCGCTACCTTTGCGGTTCACTGTTTGATACGGACTGGATGCAGACCGTAAAATCCCATGGCAAGCCCGTGCTGGTGCTGTTGGAAGGGGTGTTGATGTATTTTGAAGAAAAGCAAATACGGCGGCTTTTTGCGGATATTGCCAGGGAATTGACTCAGGCCGAAGCGGTGTTCGATTCCATACCGCCGATACTGTTACGCATGCAGAAGAAACACGACGCCCTGCGAACGATGGATAACGCACCCGCATTCCTTTGGGCACCGAAACGGTTCGACATGTTCCAAAGCTGGAACGACAGGTGGCGGGTGGCCGAAGTCACCGGCATCAGCAGCATTTGCGCCCACCGCTACCCGTGGTTCGCCCGCCTGTTTTACAAATTGAACTGGGTCAGACAGAACGGCGACCAGCGCATTGTGCGGTTGGTTTTATCCGAAACATAA
- a CDS encoding alpha/beta hydrolase, which translates to MALQNFMPSEKPVTMGRDDAEKRLILLHGLTLSGRQFVPVGRFLLERLNGDWQIILPTAPVQAVTWADGQHTTAWFDLPHGRFDRNQDEAGLNQAKAYVHTLIDEALSDGITSRNIVIGGFSQGGALALLSGLTYPDTLGGAVCLSGYLPIADQLNGLQRDEKFPVLLAHGQFDEPIDVSLAEEAVGVLQHNGFEAAFKTYPIGHTLNEAELTDVADWLKML; encoded by the coding sequence ATGGCGTTGCAAAACTTTATGCCGTCTGAAAAGCCCGTTACGATGGGCAGGGACGATGCCGAAAAACGCTTGATTTTACTGCACGGCCTAACCCTTTCAGGCAGGCAGTTCGTGCCTGTCGGGCGTTTTTTGCTGGAACGGCTGAACGGTGATTGGCAGATTATCCTGCCTACCGCCCCCGTGCAGGCGGTAACTTGGGCGGACGGACAGCATACGACGGCATGGTTTGATCTGCCGCACGGACGCTTTGACCGAAACCAAGACGAAGCGGGGCTGAACCAAGCAAAAGCGTATGTTCACACGTTGATAGACGAGGCACTTTCAGACGGCATCACCAGCCGAAATATCGTGATCGGCGGGTTTTCGCAAGGCGGGGCGTTGGCGTTATTGTCCGGCCTCACTTACCCCGACACGCTCGGCGGAGCGGTATGTTTGTCGGGCTATCTGCCGATTGCCGATCAATTGAACGGCTTGCAAAGAGATGAAAAATTCCCCGTTTTGCTTGCCCACGGTCAATTTGATGAACCGATAGATGTCTCGCTTGCCGAAGAAGCGGTGGGTGTTCTGCAACATAACGGCTTTGAAGCCGCTTTTAAAACCTACCCGATCGGGCATACGCTGAACGAAGCCGAACTGACCGATGTGGCCGATTGGCTGAAAATGTTGTGA
- a CDS encoding DsbA family oxidoreductase, protein MKIQIWSDYACPYCYIGKRHLEQALEQFAHKDEVQVEFKAFELYPQAGTTAVNTTQERIEKKYAKSPQGALEMIAHIENMGKRAGLAMNYAGVKNTNTFDAHRLYKWADALGKGGEMNERLMEAYFSDNVELANHDNLAKFAEDVGLNGEEARKMLADNDFAQAVKDDENEARTIGVQGVPFFVFDGKTATSGAMPVGGLVQLLNQVYAENHQDGLNGASCGIDGGE, encoded by the coding sequence ATGAAAATCCAAATCTGGTCAGACTATGCCTGCCCTTACTGCTACATCGGCAAACGCCATTTGGAACAAGCCCTTGAACAATTCGCCCATAAAGACGAAGTGCAGGTTGAGTTCAAGGCCTTTGAGCTTTATCCGCAGGCGGGCACAACGGCGGTGAACACCACCCAAGAGCGTATCGAGAAAAAATACGCCAAATCACCGCAGGGGGCGTTGGAGATGATCGCCCACATTGAAAATATGGGCAAACGGGCGGGGCTGGCTATGAATTATGCGGGCGTGAAAAACACCAACACCTTTGACGCCCACCGCCTTTACAAATGGGCGGACGCTTTGGGCAAAGGCGGTGAAATGAACGAACGCCTGATGGAAGCCTATTTCAGCGACAATGTAGAGCTTGCCAATCACGATAATTTGGCGAAATTTGCCGAAGATGTCGGCTTAAACGGCGAAGAAGCACGCAAAATGCTGGCAGATAATGATTTCGCCCAAGCGGTGAAAGACGATGAAAACGAAGCCCGTACCATCGGCGTGCAGGGCGTGCCGTTTTTTGTGTTTGACGGCAAAACCGCCACTTCGGGGGCAATGCCCGTGGGCGGGTTGGTGCAACTGTTAAACCAAGTGTATGCCGAAAACCACCAAGACGGCTTAAACGGTGCCAGTTGCGGCATTGACGGGGGCGAATAA
- a CDS encoding winged helix-turn-helix transcriptional regulator, with amino-acid sequence MLNAPHYQNIESLDETGFGYALSLIGGKYKMVILFWLYLNPPNMRFNELQRKIGKISVKTLSQSLKELENDGLVIRTEYPQIPPKVEYSLSDKALSLMPILDSLCQWGEQNR; translated from the coding sequence ATGCTCAACGCCCCCCACTATCAAAACATCGAATCGCTGGACGAAACCGGCTTCGGCTATGCCCTCTCGCTTATCGGCGGAAAATACAAAATGGTGATTTTGTTCTGGCTGTATCTCAATCCGCCGAATATGCGGTTCAACGAGCTGCAACGCAAAATCGGCAAAATCTCGGTTAAAACATTAAGCCAATCGTTAAAAGAGCTGGAAAACGACGGGCTGGTGATCCGCACCGAATACCCGCAAATCCCGCCCAAAGTGGAATACAGCCTGTCGGACAAGGCCTTGTCCCTGATGCCGATTTTGGACAGCCTATGCCAATGGGGGGAACAAAACCGCTAG